TGGGCAAAGAGAAAAATCTAAAAGGTCTGGAAACTGCAGCAGTCTGATGGCGGCTTGAAGAACAGAGTATGGACATTCGAAGAGAACAACCTATCTCTTGAAGAATCAGCCAAGAGTTAAAGGCACCAGgtcttaatttttttctgctgaaaCCCCAGAAAGCATTGGGTCCTGCTCTTTCAGTCCAGACTTCAGCTGCACATTTCCTTCCAGCTTGGCTTTCTCTGTGGTGGAGTCAGTGTAGACTGTGAAGTCAGTTACACCTCTTGGTGCCAATGTGTCTCCCATCCTTATCTCCTAAGGAAGATGAGCCACTTCTTGTATGCAGCGTTACATTTTCTCCTGGGCTTCTTCATCCCCTCAGCCAACCTGCTGGTAATTGTGGTTGTCTACAAACTAATGaagaagaagcagggcagaagCTACATCTTCATCCTTAACCTGGCTGCTGCAGACCTGCTGGTGGGAGTGATGTGTATTGCAGAGGCACTGGATGATATCCTGGATGGAGACTTTGACAAGAATTTATCCTTTTGTCTCTTGCGGACCTGCATGAGCATGACACCTTGCATTGGCTCCATTCTCACCTTGCTCTTGATTTCCCTGGATAGATACTTGGCAGTGAAGCTTCCCCTTTATTATCCTACCCTCTTGAACAAAAAACCCATCATCTTCTCTCTTGCCATTCTGTGGGCCGTCTCCATTTTGTTTGGGCACATGCCTTTGatttctccctccctgcagcaaaGCAACTACACGGGCTACTGTGGGCTCCTGTATGCAGCCAAGAGTGACTACCTGTATGTGACCTGCTTTGGGATCTTCATCCCTTCCTTGTTGGTCATGATCTGCCTGCACATCTCAGTCGGGAGGATTGCCTACTCACAGCACAAGCGAATCTGGCGCAcctgcctgcaaacagaaccCCTCACCGCTCACCTCCGCCACTTCAAGGCACTGCGGACAGTACTTATAATGATTGTCGGCTTCACCATCTGCTGGGGACCTTATTACCTGGCAGGCTTTGTGCAAGCTACTTGTGACTCCTGCAACCTAGCTGACCCGATAACGGATGTCTTATTCCTGCTGGGAGAAATGAACTCCCTCATCAACCCCCTCATCTATGCTCTGTACTGCAAAGATATAAGAAGCCAGCTGCCCAAACTGATGTGCAAGAAGAAAGGCCAAGTAAAGCCTCTGGCTGTGGTTCACTTTAATATCCAAGCCCTTGATGGTTTATCCAATGGGGAGGCTAAGAGACCCGATTTATCTGAGGTTCAAGTCCCCAATACTAGTTTCTTCAACAGTTCTAGTCACTGCAAAATCGTCTTCTCAGTGTCATGATCCAAAGCAGAAGAGCAGCTCTGCATGAACCACCAGTGAAGTGGAATGTGAGACTGACAGTTTTCTAGCATAACAATCAATCAACCACCTGGACCTGGAGCACGTTGACTGGTATCCAGATACTTTCCCTTTTGTCCTCCTCTGTGTAAAAGGTAGCTGAGCTggctggtggggaaaaaaaaatcaaaactttgtcAAAAAATGGAGGGGGTATTGGTGTTTTAAAATAGCCTGTAACAGTTCTGTTTGGACAACTAAACTCTGCAATATTTTACCACCAGTGTTATAAACCTCAACATGCCCTGAACCACTGTCCACTCTTGCTCAGACctgggtaaatcaggagtaactcctttTTGAAGTTATGTATTCATCAGGAGCAGTTACGCATAGGATCATTTCCTGTGTGGGCCAGAGAGACTCTATTTGCACTTCTTTAGAAACCCAGTGGCAGCAGGTTATTACTTTATCTTTACTTTGTTTGGTGAAGTCCTTTCGTATCTTCCTGTGCCAGCCACATTCTGTGAATGAGTGAACCTGTCATCCTACCCAGCTGTTGTCTGTTACCAAGTTAAAATGAGGTCAGGCTCTGTATCAAAATATATTGTGCAGTAGGTAAACACAATTCTACTTTACcatatgtaaatatattttcctgagcttttaaaatatagcGGTGGTCAGAGGGCAGCAGCCAAAAGTTGCGGCCACCTATCTAGTGACTGGCTGATGGTTTATGTGGCTTCAGCCACATAGTGCTCAGTGGATTGGTGGTCCATATCACACATGCCACCATAAAGAACACCATTTGGCAATCTTAGCAGTGGGGGCAAGGATCAGGTGGGTATGGAGCGTGAACCATCCCTATAAGAAATCCCTCCTAGTTAGGGGTAGGAATGCACTTGAAGGACAAAATGGGAAAGCCTGCACTGTTGCTACTGGTGTGCAGAGaatgtggttaaggcactggattggaaCTTGGGAGAGCTGAATTCAGTTCCTTGCTCTTTCACTGACATTTTGTGTATGAGAgatcttggtcaagtcacttagtctctctgtgcctcgttccccagctgtaaaatggggatattaatgCTTCCCTTCTGCATGCCGGTGATAGGGGTGTGAAGATAAGTCCATAAAATCCTTGTGTGGGCTCAGCTGCTACAGTGAAGAGGGCACAAAACAAACAAGACATCTAGCCCCTGCCCAACTTTTCTCTTTTTAACACAAGGTGAGTGTAATTCCTACTCAATACAGCACATGAGCTCTGTCAGGAACAGTTATGTGCTCCTCTCTATTAGTACTGGTGTTGACTAGTCACAACCTTAAACATACACTGTATTGTTTGCACACATCCTTCTAGTGGTGATTTAACATTAAATATACTATTTATTCTTGTATAGGCTACACACACACTGGAATTTTACATTTctgaaaatgattaaaaacaatatttttgtagTTGGggggttctttttttaaatacaggtcAAATGGTTCTACTCTCAACCACTATGAGCAAAGGCAGCATCTCTGACTCATGCCCGAATAGTGCATGTTTTGACACAGTTAACATAAATCAGTGCATTCCGAAGGGCATCATTCCACTACCACTTACCACTAGGTATAACTCATGAATAATCACACTCATCTTAGTGGGACTGCTAAAGGTAGAAAGCACAGTCTTTGGTGGCAGGTGGGTTACTGGCCTCCTGGATAGGTTTTGAagtaagagaaggaaaaaagagcTGTCCTTAAATTCAACCTACTGTATATGATTCCTTTaagctactttttaaaatgtgtataaacAATGCAATTCTTCAGTACACACACAGCTGCAAATATTCCTCAGAATAATTAAACTAATATTGTCTTTATGCAACACACACACTGCTAGTCAGACAGGTGCATTTATTATAGCTCTTATTGAACAGTCAACA
This genomic interval from Malaclemys terrapin pileata isolate rMalTer1 chromosome 9, rMalTer1.hap1, whole genome shotgun sequence contains the following:
- the LOC128842873 gene encoding glucose-dependent insulinotropic receptor-like; this translates as MSHFLYAALHFLLGFFIPSANLLVIVVVYKLMKKKQGRSYIFILNLAAADLLVGVMCIAEALDDILDGDFDKNLSFCLLRTCMSMTPCIGSILTLLLISLDRYLAVKLPLYYPTLLNKKPIIFSLAILWAVSILFGHMPLISPSLQQSNYTGYCGLLYAAKSDYLYVTCFGIFIPSLLVMICLHISVGRIAYSQHKRIWRTCLQTEPLTAHLRHFKALRTVLIMIVGFTICWGPYYLAGFVQATCDSCNLADPITDVLFLLGEMNSLINPLIYALYCKDIRSQLPKLMCKKKGQVKPLAVVHFNIQALDGLSNGEAKRPDLSEVQVPNTSFFNSSSHCKIVFSVS